The following are encoded in a window of Carya illinoinensis cultivar Pawnee chromosome 15, C.illinoinensisPawnee_v1, whole genome shotgun sequence genomic DNA:
- the LOC122296842 gene encoding DEAD-box ATP-dependent RNA helicase 27-like: ISNLVVFFSSCNSIKFHFELMRYIQLDCLDIHGKQKQLKWTTTIFNFCKAEKGILLCTDVAVHGLDIPDVDWIVQYDPPDEPKEYIHRVGRTARGEVAKGNALLFLIPEELQFLCYLKAALTLSAVSPATFLH; encoded by the exons ATATCTAATTTGGTGGTCTTCTTCTCTTCGTGTAATTCAATCAAATTCCATTTTGAACTTATGAGATACATTCAGCTTGATTGCCTCGATATTCATGGAAAGCAGAAGCAGCTGAAATGGACAACTACAATTTTTAACTTCTGCAAAGCAGAAAAGGGAATCCTGCTATGTACTGATGTTGCTGTTCATGGGCTTGATATTCCTGATGTAG ACTGGATTGTGCAGTATGATCCTCCAGATGAACCCAAG GAATATATTCATAGGGTTGGTCGAACTGCTCGTGGTGAAGTTGCAAAAGGAAATGCCCTGCTTTTCTTGATACCTGAAGAGTTGCAATTCCTTTGCTATCTGAAG GCAGCATTGACATTAAGTGCAGTCTCACCTGCTACTTTCCTGCATTGA
- the LOC122296524 gene encoding DEAD-box ATP-dependent RNA helicase 51, which translates to MAEQAEQNQAEPFDEMKKEKRKRKRPKKGKEVPQEAENKMKKKKDKNQEKREELKEEEDDEEKVEDGGGYGEELKEEEKKVSSNRGGSGIMSTESFESLGLSEPTFNAVKDMGFQHMTQIQARAIPPLLLGKDVLGAARTGSGKTLAFLIPAVELLYHIHFTPRNGTGVIVICPTRELAIQTHAVAKDLLKYHSQTLGLVIGGSARRGEAERIVKGVNLLVATPGRLLDHLQNTKGFIYKNLKCLIIDEADRILEANFEEEMKQIIKLLPKNRQTALFSATQTKKVEDLARLSFQTTPVYIDVDDGRTKVTNEGLQQGYCVVSSAKRFILLYSFLKRNLSKKVMVFFSSCNSVKFHSELLRYIQLDCLDIHGKQKQLKRTTTFFNFCKAEKGILLCTDVAARGLDIPDVDWIVQYDPPDEPKEYIHRVGRTARGEGAKGNALLFLIPEELQFLRYLKAAKVPVKEYEFDQKKLANVQSHLEKLVANNYYLNKSAKDAYRSYLLAYNSHSMKDIFDVHRLDLQAVAGSFCFSNPPKVNLNIDSGASKFRRKMRKVEGGRHGFSENSPYGRQGGGDDIRQFVRH; encoded by the exons ATGGCCGAACAAGCCGAACAAAACCAAGCGGAGCCCTTTGACGAAATGAAGAAAGAGAAGCGCAAGAGAAAGAGGCCTAAGAAAGGGAAAGAGGTACCTCAAGAAGCTGAGaataagatgaagaagaagaaggataaGAACCAAGAGAAGAGGGAGGAGTTGAAAGAGGAGGAGGATGACGAAGAAAAGGTAGAGGATGGTGGTGGATATGGGGAGGAACTGaaggaagaggagaagaaggtaAGCAGTAATCGTGGAGGGTCTGGGATTATGAGTACGGAATCCTTTGAATCTTTGGGACTGTCTGAGCCCACTTTCAATGCTGTTAAGGATATGGGATTTCAGCATATGACTCAG ATTCAAGCCAGAGCAATTCCACCACTTTTGCTAGGGAAAGATGTTCTTGGAGCTGCAAGGACAGGGTCTGGCAAAACCCTTGCTTTTCTAATACCAGCTGTCGAGTTGTTATATCACATCCATTTTACTCCTCGTAATGGAACAGGAGTGATTGTAATTTGTCCAACAAGAGAGCTTGCAATACAG ACCCATGCTGTGGCAAAAGACCTTCTCAAGTACCACTCGCAGACTCTCGGTTTGGTTATTGGTGGTTCAGCTAGAAGAGGAGAAGCAGAACGTATTGTGAAAGGAGTGAATTTATTAGTAGCCACCCCTGGTCGACTTCTTGACCATCTTCAAAACACCAAGGgattcatatataaaaacttgAAG TGCCTAATAATCGATGAAGCTGACAGGATACTGGAAGCAAACTTTGAGGAAGAAATGAAACAGATTATTAAGCTTCTACCAAAG AATAGGCAAACAGCTTTATTTTCGGCCACCCAAACTAAGAAG GTTGAGGATCTTGCACGCTTATCATTTCAGACAACCCCTGTCTATATTGATGTGGATGATGGGAGGACTAAG GTTACCAATGAAGGGCTGCAGCAAGGCTATTGTGTTGTGTCCAGTGCCAAGAGATTTATTCTTTTGTATTCATtcttgaagaggaatctgtcaAAAAAAGTGATGGTCTTCTTCTCTTCGTGTAATTCAGTCAAATTCCACTCTGAACTTCTGAGATACATTCAGCTCGATTGCCTCGATATTCATGGAAAACAGAAGCAGCTGAAACGAACAACTACATTTTTTAACTTCTGCAAAGCAGAAAAGGGAATCTTGCTATGTACTGATGTTGCTGCTCGTGGGCTTGATATTCCTGATGTG GACTGGATTGTGCAGTATGATCCTCCGGATGAACCCAAG GAATATATTCATAGGGTTGGTCGAACTGCTCGTGGTGAAGGTGCAAAAGGAAATGCCCTTCTTTTCTTGATACCTGAAGAGTTGCAGTTCCTTCGCTATCTGAAG GCAGCAAAAGTCCCCGTTAAAGAGTATGAATTTGATCAAAAGAAGCTGGCTAATGTGCAGTCTCACCTG GAAAAGTTGGTGGCCAACAACTATTACTTGAACAAGTCGGCTAAAGATGCGTACCGGTCCTACTTATTGGCATATAATTCTCACTCTATGAAAGACATCTTTGACGTTCATCGCCTTGATCTGCAG GCTGTTGCTGGCTCTTTCTGTTTTTCAAACCCGCCGAAGGTAAATCTGAACATAGATAGCGGTGCCTCAAAATTCAGAAGGAAAATGCGAAAAGTCGAGGGAGGCCGACATGGTTTCAGTGAGAACAGCCCTTATGGAAGGCAGGGAGGTGGAGATGATATACGACAATTTGTAAGGCATTAA